A genomic segment from Glycine max cultivar Williams 82 chromosome 1, Glycine_max_v4.0, whole genome shotgun sequence encodes:
- the LOC100775201 gene encoding cyclic dof factor 1, with protein MSEVVIKDSAIKLFGRTISLPRNTKNEVSPDEPAPPEDSSSSFPREVSSTTEYDAGDKKPSRKELTSTQEDVEASHQTLEETKSPTSSSCNLENPKTPSTERETSILKSFKNGHQSDTTTTCPSQDKTPKKPDKVLPCPRCNSMDTKFCYYNNYNVNQPRHFCKHCQRYWTAGGTMRNVPVGAGRRKNKNTPSVSHFRQIMVPEGLQNGSLHGAVLTFGSDSPLCDSMASVLSLAEKTTQNGVLNGFHSPNTNTITSNKGDEYYDTVMGSTLSEKRHNATTSTNSHEKSLDNHKSYHHQGFTPQLCFPGSSSSSPWPYPWNPTKTPSAFCNPVPFYTTQAFWGCMPPPSWSVNYQSAPSSGPNSPTLGKHSRDGDILFQKPSTDMAENNNNNNTVLIPKTLRIDDPTEAAKSSIWSTLGIKNEKGNSLNGGGLFKAFASKGSSDEKKNNHVMMVEASLSPVLQANPAALSRSLVFHERT; from the exons ATGTCTGAGGTTGTTATTAAAGACTCTGCCATAAAGCTGTTTGGTAGAACAATTTCTCTGCCCCGCAACACCAAAAACGAGGTTTCTCCTGATGAACCTGCTCCTCCTgaagattcatcttcatcttttcCACGTGAAGTGAGCTCCACAACGGAATATGATGCTGGGGATAAG AAACCATCAAGGAAAGAACTCACCTCAACACAAGAAGACGTGGAGGCCTCACACCAAACCCTAGAGGAAACAAAATCTCCGACATCATCATCATGCAATCTCGAGAACCCCAAGACCCCCTCAACAGAAAGAGAAACTTCCATTCTGAAATCCTTCAAAAACGGACACCAAAGCGACACAACAACAACATGCCCATCACAGGACAAAACTCCAAAGAAACCAGACAAGGTGCTTCCATGCCCTCGATGCAACAGCATGGACACCAAGTTCTGCTACTACAACAACTACAACGTCAACCAACCGCGCCACTTCTGCAAGCATTGCCAGAGATATTGGACCGCCGGAGGAACCATGAGGAACGTGCCAGTCGGTGCCGGCCGCCGCAAGAACAAGAACACTCCCTCTGTGTCGCATTTTCGCCAAATCATGGTGCCTGAGGGCCTTCAGAACGGATCATTGCACGGCGCTGTGTTGACCTTTGGATCAGATTCTCCTCTATGTGATTCCATGGCTTCTGTATTGAGCCTTGCtgagaaaacaacacaaaatggTGTCCTAAATGGTTTCCATTCACCTAATACTAATACTATTACTAGTAATAAAGGGGATGAATATTATGATACTGTTATGGGTTCAACTTTGAGTGAAAAGAGACACAATGCAACTACTAGTACTAACTCACATGAAAAATCATTGGATAATCATAAGAGTTATCATCATCAAGGTTTCACTCCTCAATTGTGCTTCCcaggttcttcttcttcttctccttggcCTTATCCATGGAACCCTACAAAGACTCCTTCAGCTTTTTGCAACCCTGTGCCATTCTACACTACACAAGCATTCTGGGGTTGCATGCCACCACCCTCTTGGAGTGTAAATTACCAATCTGCCCCTAGTTCTGGCCCAAATTCCCCTACCTTAGGGAAACACTCAAGAGATGGGGATATCTTGTTTCAAAAACCTAGCACAGACATGGCagaaaataacaacaacaacaacaccgtGTTGATACCAAAGACACTGAGAATTGATGACCCTACTGAAGCTGCAAAGAGCTCCATATGGTCAACACTGGGGATCAAGAATGAGAAGGGAAACTCCCTCAATGGAGGAGGGCTTTTCAAGGCATTTGCATCAAAGGGTAGTAGTGATGAGAAGAAGAATAACCATGTGATGATGGTTGAAGCATCCCTATCCCCGGTGTTGCAAGCCAACCCAGCAGCTTTGTCAAGGTCCCTTGTCTTCCATGAGAGGACATAA
- the LOC102665675 gene encoding uncharacterized protein encodes MKADMEAMKEHMTTMMEEMMSMRKMMEDNTAIVVAASIATKMDPIHPAGFNQVNRPVSDVVGQGGETVKNACGPHHVQGLSRIYHRRTSIFWHPCVERSRNISMSPVITTLHSVRGEGTSTVLEKERIEHMEERLRAIEGGGNYAFADMVELCLVPDVVIPPKFKVADFDKYKGTTCPKNHLKMYCRKMGAYAKDGKLLIHFFQESLAGAAITWYTNLEPSRVHFHSWKDLMAAFIRQYQYNFDMAPDRMQLQNLSKRDNESFKEYAQRWRDLAT; translated from the exons ATGAAGGCTGAtatggaggccatgaaggaACATATGACAACAATGATGGAAGAAATGATGAGCATGAGGAAGATGATGGAGGATAACACTGCTATAGTTGTTGCTGCGAGTATTGCTACTAAGATGGACCCGATTCACCCAGCTGGTTTCAATCAAGTGAATCGTCCAGTCTCAGATGTAGTAGGTCAAGGAGGCGAGACAGTGAAAAATGCATGTGGGCCTCATCATGTTCAA GGTTTATCCAGGATATACCATAGAAGGACAAGCATTTTCTGGCATCCCTGTGTTGAACGCTCCCGAAATATCTCAATGTCGCCCGTTATCACAACCCTGCATTCTGTAAGGGGAGAGGGGACTTCCACAGTACTTGAGAAGGAAAGGATTGAGCATATGGAGGAGAGGCTACGCGCCATTGAAGGAGGAggaaattatgcctttgctgacatggtAGAGTTGTGCTTGGTACCTGACGTGGTTATtcctccaaagttcaaggtggcagattttgataagtacaagggaACCACTTGCccaaagaatcacttgaaaatgtattgtaggaagatgggggcatatgcGAAAGATGGAAAGTTGTTGATCCATTTCTTCCAGGAGAGTCTTGCTGGGGCAGCTATTACTTGGTATACTAACCTGGAACCTTCCCGGGTCCATTTCCATtcctggaaggacctaatggctGCTTTCATTAGGCAATACCAATATAACTTTGACATGGCGCCAGACAGAATGCAGTTGCAAAACCTGTCCAAGAGAGACAATGAGTCATTCAAAGAATAcgctcaaaggtggagagatctAGCAACTTAA